From Vitis vinifera cultivar Pinot Noir 40024 chromosome 5, ASM3070453v1, the proteins below share one genomic window:
- the LOC132253828 gene encoding pentatricopeptide repeat-containing protein At5g50990-like has product MEHPYSACSHCDDHAKGLRVFKHMTEETNVRSNDFTFTSALAAYARLVSMSHGEQIHAHLMRMRLYQDLGFDNALVNMYAKCGCIGYAYDIFSKMVHHNLVSWNTIIAGFGSHGLGERAIELFEQMSAIGIRPDSITFIGLLTACNHAIAKPKPIPSPSLVRNLTW; this is encoded by the coding sequence ATGGAACACCCTTATTCTGCTTGTTCTCATTGTGATGATCATGCAAAGGGCTTGAGAGTTTTCAAGCACATGACAGAAGAAACTAATGTAAGGTCTAATGACTTCACTTTTACTAGTGCCCTTGCTGCCTATGCAAGGCTTGTGTCAATGAGCCATGGTGAGCAGATACATGCTCATCTAATGAGAATGAGGTTATATCAGGATCTGGGATTTGACAACGCACTTGTGAACATGTATGCTAAATGTGGTTGTATTGGCTATGCATATGATATATTCAGCAAAATGGTCCATCACAATCTTGTCTCATGGAACACCATAATTGCTGGATTTGGAAGTCATGGGCTTGGGGAGAGAGCTATAGAACTTTTTGAACAGATGAGTGCAATTGGGATAAGGCCAGATTCAATTACGTTTATTGGACTTCTAACAGCTTGCAATCATGCCATAGCCAAGCCCAAGCCAATACCAAGCCCTAGTCTTGTAAGAAACTTAACTTGGTAG